From one Streptomyces sp. NBC_01478 genomic stretch:
- a CDS encoding putative T7SS-secreted protein, with product MSLTDGFKSGFNSVTGALKSGYDDAKRTAGHYIDEGAHGVGDALDYVGAHDAADKVDDWGDNTASTMGAHVDEQQLGETEDPKELIHGNPSMLRENAGHFQHFAQAFGAVATGMRNLDSSGWKGEAADTFRQKFATHSVKWSQAAEACGEAASALENFAHTVEWAQAQAQEAVARYREGKAASNTHRQKVETYNRAVELGKEAPGPKPSEQDPGDEVKHAAEQILAAARRQRTRLAAEAADRIRLALQHAPSEPSALSQLKLDGVDAWDAAKTEDMRFFGGFMRGLGDLNNLARNANPLDPYAITHPYEALQAKLDLLGGAVNLVTHPTQTADNLWNSFLQDPGGVGGELAPQFLIPEAGAEEAAVDGARLAENGAKGAEDVARARKPIDDAPDGAHSTPDGERNAGGDPVDLATGRMYLPQTDVELPGVLPLVFTRRTESGCAVGRFLGSAWTSTVDEHLQIDAIGVVHVTADGLLIPYPHPAPGAPTTPESGRARTLLARDADGDYTVTDPDSGLTFHFTAPSGSEPGGDGEAWLSGITERNGHTITVDRGEDGLPLALVHSAGHQVKLSVTDGLVTALSLAGAGEGGADLPLMSYGYQDGNLTTVTKPSGATTTFVYDDRRRVIAWIDSNASRYDYVYDDHDRVVAEGGEAGHVQIALAYTEPDPETGHRTTTLTTAEGHATRYLFGPGCRLLAVTDPLGHTTRFTHDRRGNLLTRTDPLGLTTTLSYDEHGRFVSATRPDGSELRTVRGPFGLPVEVIGPDGASTFHEFDERGNRTAVTDQAGLTTRYTYDHAGRLTSLTDALGATTRVVCDAAGLPVEVTDPAGATTRTERDALGRPVRIADPTGEVTRLAWDADGQLARRTGPDGATESWTYDGEGNPLTHTDASGGVSRFEYTHFDLPLARTRPDGARYEFEHDAELRLTRVINPQGLAWTYEYDAAGDVVSETDFDGRTLAYRVDAAGRLAARVDALGGTIAFERDQLGQVVRKDVDGHVTNYVYDRAGRLVEAAGPDSELRYQYDRRGLTKAELVDGRAILYAYDVLGRRTRRTTPTGHVTSYSYGADGLPDRLTSGDHRIDFTHDAAGRELARVFGDAITMTSAWDEAGRLATQQITAGGRDVNSRAYSYRADGRLTSVVDRLSGSRTFDLDRVGRVTAVHAQGWTERYAYDDAGNQTSASWPYGHPGREATGSRAYTGTTLTRAGDVRFEHDALGRVVLRQKTRLSRKPDTWHYTWDTENRLTSVTTPDGTRWRYRYDPLGRRTAKQRLAADGESVVEEIRFTWDGLTLCEQTSHQPDVPHAVALTWDHRDVVPLAQTERILTADDRQEEIDRRFFAIATDLVGTPTELIDETGDIAWRTRSTLWGTTAWSRDAGAYTPLRFPGQYYDPETGLHYNCFRHYDPETGRYISPDPLGLAPAPNPLAYVDNPHSGCDPLGLMPNYTKEEKARKRVDKIVDDVLARAQNGELKKHADYHGDTGHGFTDERVLEILKNPDAVYQSSGQAGNLIFRKDNDIAVIYGPGPKQGQAITAYGDSGIKGESGWKALGGSPSDPGKPVTHEDIVEGRIPGKFGNLAPGVQIR from the coding sequence ATGTCGCTCACGGACGGGTTCAAGAGCGGGTTCAACAGTGTCACGGGGGCACTCAAGTCCGGGTACGACGACGCCAAGCGGACGGCGGGCCACTACATCGACGAGGGCGCCCATGGTGTGGGCGACGCGCTCGACTACGTCGGTGCGCACGACGCGGCCGACAAAGTCGACGACTGGGGTGACAACACCGCGTCCACAATGGGCGCGCACGTCGACGAGCAGCAACTGGGCGAGACCGAGGACCCCAAGGAACTCATCCACGGCAACCCGTCGATGCTCCGCGAGAACGCGGGGCATTTCCAGCACTTCGCGCAGGCTTTCGGCGCCGTGGCGACGGGCATGCGGAACCTCGACTCGTCGGGCTGGAAGGGCGAGGCCGCCGACACCTTCCGGCAGAAATTCGCGACGCACTCGGTCAAATGGAGCCAGGCCGCCGAGGCGTGCGGGGAGGCTGCCTCGGCCCTGGAGAACTTCGCGCACACGGTGGAATGGGCGCAGGCCCAGGCGCAGGAGGCCGTGGCGCGGTATCGCGAGGGAAAGGCTGCCTCGAACACCCACCGGCAGAAGGTGGAGACGTACAACCGCGCTGTCGAGCTGGGCAAGGAGGCCCCGGGTCCGAAGCCCTCGGAGCAGGACCCCGGCGACGAGGTCAAGCACGCGGCCGAGCAGATCCTGGCCGCTGCTCGGCGGCAGCGCACCCGCCTGGCCGCGGAGGCCGCCGACCGCATCAGGCTCGCCCTGCAGCACGCCCCCAGTGAGCCGTCGGCCCTGAGCCAGCTCAAACTCGACGGTGTCGACGCCTGGGATGCCGCCAAGACGGAGGACATGCGTTTCTTCGGCGGTTTCATGCGCGGGCTCGGCGACCTGAACAACCTGGCCCGCAACGCGAACCCGCTCGATCCGTACGCGATCACGCATCCGTACGAAGCGCTCCAGGCCAAGCTGGACCTCCTCGGCGGCGCCGTCAACCTCGTCACCCACCCCACCCAGACCGCCGACAACCTCTGGAACTCCTTCCTCCAGGACCCCGGCGGGGTCGGTGGCGAACTCGCTCCCCAGTTCCTCATCCCGGAGGCGGGGGCCGAGGAGGCCGCTGTCGACGGCGCCCGGCTCGCGGAAAACGGGGCGAAGGGGGCCGAGGACGTCGCGCGGGCGCGCAAGCCGATCGACGACGCCCCGGACGGTGCTCACAGCACCCCGGACGGCGAGCGCAACGCCGGCGGCGACCCGGTGGACCTCGCCACGGGCCGGATGTACCTGCCCCAGACCGACGTCGAACTCCCCGGTGTCCTGCCGCTGGTCTTCACCCGCCGCACCGAGTCCGGTTGCGCGGTCGGCCGCTTCCTGGGGTCCGCCTGGACATCCACCGTCGACGAACATCTGCAGATCGACGCCATCGGCGTCGTCCACGTCACCGCCGACGGCCTCCTGATCCCGTACCCGCACCCGGCCCCCGGCGCGCCCACCACGCCGGAATCGGGCAGGGCCCGCACCCTGCTGGCCCGCGACGCCGACGGTGACTACACGGTCACCGACCCGGACAGCGGTCTCACCTTCCACTTCACCGCCCCGTCCGGCAGCGAACCGGGAGGCGACGGCGAGGCCTGGCTGTCGGGCATCACCGAACGCAACGGCCACACGATCACCGTCGACCGCGGCGAAGACGGCCTGCCACTGGCCCTGGTCCACTCGGCGGGCCACCAGGTGAAGCTGTCCGTCACCGACGGCCTGGTCACCGCCCTGTCCCTGGCCGGCGCGGGCGAGGGCGGCGCGGATCTGCCCCTGATGAGCTACGGCTATCAGGACGGCAACCTCACGACGGTCACCAAGCCGTCAGGTGCCACCACCACCTTCGTCTACGACGACCGCCGCCGCGTCATCGCCTGGATCGACTCCAACGCGAGCCGCTACGACTACGTCTACGACGACCACGACCGCGTGGTGGCGGAGGGCGGCGAGGCCGGCCACGTCCAGATCGCCCTGGCCTACACCGAACCCGACCCGGAGACAGGCCACCGCACGACCACGCTCACCACCGCCGAGGGGCACGCGACCCGCTACCTGTTCGGCCCCGGCTGCCGTCTCCTGGCCGTCACCGACCCGCTCGGCCACACCACCCGGTTCACCCACGACCGGCGCGGCAACCTCCTGACCCGCACCGACCCGCTGGGCCTCACTACCACCCTCTCCTACGACGAGCACGGTCGGTTCGTCTCCGCCACCCGCCCCGACGGAAGCGAACTGCGCACCGTGCGCGGCCCGTTCGGCCTGCCGGTGGAGGTCATAGGGCCGGACGGCGCCAGCACGTTCCACGAGTTCGACGAACGCGGCAACCGCACGGCGGTCACCGACCAGGCCGGCTTGACCACCCGTTACACCTACGACCACGCCGGCCGGCTCACCTCGCTCACCGACGCCCTCGGCGCCACGACACGCGTGGTGTGCGACGCGGCAGGGCTGCCCGTGGAGGTGACCGACCCGGCCGGCGCCACCACCCGCACGGAGCGCGACGCCCTCGGCCGCCCGGTCCGCATCGCCGACCCGACGGGAGAGGTCACCCGCCTGGCATGGGACGCCGACGGACAACTCGCCCGCCGCACGGGCCCCGACGGCGCGACGGAGTCGTGGACCTACGACGGCGAGGGCAACCCGCTCACCCACACCGACGCGTCCGGCGGCGTCTCCCGCTTCGAGTACACCCACTTCGACCTGCCCCTCGCCCGCACCCGACCCGACGGCGCCCGCTACGAGTTCGAGCACGACGCCGAGCTGCGCCTCACCCGGGTCATCAACCCGCAAGGGCTGGCCTGGACCTACGAGTACGACGCCGCCGGCGACGTCGTCTCCGAGACCGACTTCGACGGCCGCACCCTCGCCTACCGCGTGGACGCCGCGGGCCGGCTCGCCGCCCGCGTCGACGCGCTCGGCGGGACCATCGCGTTCGAACGCGACCAGCTCGGCCAGGTGGTCCGCAAGGACGTCGACGGCCACGTGACGAACTACGTCTACGACAGGGCAGGACGCCTGGTCGAGGCCGCCGGACCGGACAGCGAACTCCGGTACCAGTACGACCGTCGCGGACTCACCAAGGCGGAACTGGTCGACGGCCGCGCCATCCTCTACGCCTACGACGTCCTGGGCCGCCGCACGCGCCGCACCACGCCCACCGGTCACGTCACCTCCTACTCCTACGGCGCCGATGGACTACCCGACCGCCTGACCAGCGGCGATCACCGGATCGACTTCACACACGACGCCGCCGGCCGGGAGCTCGCCCGCGTCTTCGGCGACGCGATCACCATGACCTCGGCCTGGGACGAAGCCGGACGGCTCGCCACGCAGCAGATCACCGCCGGGGGCCGCGACGTCAACAGCCGCGCCTACTCCTACCGCGCCGATGGCCGACTGACCTCTGTCGTGGACCGACTGTCGGGCTCCCGCACCTTCGATCTCGACCGCGTGGGCCGAGTCACCGCCGTCCACGCCCAGGGCTGGACGGAGCGGTACGCCTACGACGACGCCGGCAACCAGACCTCGGCGTCCTGGCCCTACGGCCACCCCGGCCGCGAGGCCACCGGATCGCGCGCCTACACCGGCACCACCCTCACCCGCGCCGGAGACGTCCGCTTCGAGCACGACGCCCTCGGCCGGGTCGTCCTGCGGCAGAAGACCCGCCTCTCCCGCAAGCCGGACACCTGGCACTACACATGGGACACGGAGAACCGCCTCACCTCCGTGACCACCCCCGACGGGACCCGGTGGAGATACCGCTACGACCCGCTCGGCCGCCGCACCGCGAAACAGCGCCTGGCGGCCGACGGCGAGAGCGTGGTCGAGGAGATCCGGTTCACCTGGGACGGCCTGACCCTGTGCGAACAGACCAGCCACCAGCCGGATGTCCCGCACGCAGTCGCCCTCACCTGGGACCACCGTGACGTCGTCCCCCTGGCCCAGACCGAGCGCATCCTCACGGCCGACGACCGCCAGGAGGAGATCGACCGGCGGTTCTTCGCCATCGCCACGGACCTCGTCGGCACACCGACCGAACTCATCGACGAGACGGGCGACATCGCCTGGCGCACCCGGAGCACACTCTGGGGCACCACGGCCTGGTCCCGTGACGCCGGCGCATACACCCCACTGCGTTTCCCCGGCCAGTACTACGACCCCGAGACCGGCCTCCACTACAACTGCTTCCGCCACTACGACCCCGAGACCGGTCGCTACATCTCGCCGGATCCGCTCGGCCTGGCTCCCGCCCCGAATCCCCTCGCGTACGTGGACAACCCGCACAGCGGGTGCGACCCGCTGGGCCTGATGCCCAACTACACGAAGGAGGAAAAGGCGCGGAAGCGGGTCGACAAGATCGTGGACGACGTCCTCGCGAGGGCACAGAACGGCGAGTTGAAGAAACACGCCGACTACCACGGGGACACCGGCCACGGCTTCACCGACGAACGGGTCCTGGAGATCCTGAAGAACCCCGATGCCGTCTACCAGTCATCGGGCCAGGCAGGAAACCTCATCTTCCGGAAGGACAATGACATTGCCGTGATCTACGGGCCCGGCCCCAAGCAAGGCCAGGCCATCACGGCGTACGGAGACTCGGGTATCAAGGGTGAATCCGGTTGGAAGGCGCTCGGCGGCAGTCCGTCGGACCCGGGCAAGCCGGTTACCCACGAGGACATCGTGGAGGGCAGGATCCCCGGCAAGTTCGGCAACCTGGCCCCGGGCGTGCAGATCAGATGA
- a CDS encoding SseB family protein encodes MTVEMHGARWLLAFTDEAALARYARARGESNRPWRYRAVWGAAVLDAGVPAVAEAGLPCGVLVDAGDGERGLVLPPVVGIVPESVAVDRPDIDGGAPEAEPEHV; translated from the coding sequence TTGACGGTGGAGATGCACGGAGCGCGGTGGCTGCTCGCGTTCACCGACGAGGCCGCGCTCGCGAGGTACGCGAGAGCGCGCGGGGAGAGCAACCGGCCGTGGCGGTACCGAGCGGTGTGGGGCGCCGCGGTGCTGGACGCCGGTGTACCGGCGGTGGCCGAGGCCGGGCTGCCGTGCGGGGTGCTGGTGGACGCCGGAGACGGCGAGAGGGGACTGGTGCTGCCGCCAGTGGTCGGAATCGTGCCGGAGTCGGTCGCCGTGGACCGGCCGGACATTGACGGTGGAGCACCGGAAGCGGAACCGGAACACGTATGA
- a CDS encoding phosphotransferase, with amino-acid sequence MTDPKLLSAPLRAWADNILGPLAAVRPLPPGAAPTTVWCLVRGSDNARFHLKTAPSAGAFTRETFAYRHAVPALGPGSAPRLVATSARHLALILTALPGTPLPRARLTEAAQKTVHWRAGMLVAELHQAGRPTTAARREASALLSRLADASTRHIGAAGDQLSAEDRKFVMVLADHLRVLDRLPLGFIHGRGIEAGLRWSGTSRPALQDFDRSRFAPVVVDFVHLAYGLWADRPRVRTAFFDGYGRTLGAEERQALHCLTGLHAVRSLAEGPARADRETGETARTVLDRLRNEVSV; translated from the coding sequence ATGACCGATCCGAAACTCCTGTCGGCGCCACTCCGCGCCTGGGCGGACAACATCCTGGGCCCGCTCGCCGCCGTACGCCCTCTGCCACCCGGCGCAGCGCCCACCACGGTGTGGTGTCTGGTCCGCGGGTCCGACAACGCGCGCTTCCACCTCAAGACCGCCCCGTCAGCAGGGGCGTTCACCCGGGAGACGTTCGCCTACCGGCATGCCGTGCCCGCCCTCGGCCCCGGCAGCGCGCCGCGTCTGGTGGCCACCTCCGCCCGGCACCTGGCGCTGATCCTGACCGCCCTGCCCGGTACGCCCCTGCCCCGGGCGCGGCTGACGGAGGCCGCGCAGAAGACGGTCCACTGGCGGGCCGGGATGCTCGTCGCCGAGCTGCACCAGGCCGGACGGCCCACCACTGCCGCGCGCCGGGAGGCATCCGCGCTCCTGTCCCGTCTCGCCGACGCGTCGACTCGCCACATCGGGGCGGCCGGTGACCAACTGTCCGCGGAGGACCGGAAGTTCGTCATGGTGCTCGCCGACCATCTGCGGGTCCTGGACCGGTTGCCCCTCGGGTTCATCCACGGACGCGGGATCGAAGCCGGGCTCCGGTGGTCGGGCACGTCACGGCCGGCCCTCCAGGACTTCGACCGGTCGCGCTTCGCCCCGGTCGTCGTGGACTTCGTCCACCTCGCCTACGGGCTGTGGGCCGATCGGCCGCGCGTGCGCACCGCGTTCTTCGACGGCTACGGCCGCACCCTGGGCGCCGAGGAGCGGCAGGCCCTGCACTGTCTGACGGGCCTGCACGCCGTGCGCTCGCTGGCCGAGGGCCCGGCCCGTGCGGACCGGGAAACCGGCGAGACCGCCCGGACGGTACTGGACCGGCTCAGGAACGAGGTGAGCGTGTGA
- a CDS encoding ABC transporter ATP-binding protein has protein sequence MSAAPRPTAPAGAVGAGRVAPPPPAELRYGGKYSKNPLEEAAFAAMVRRLPSVLARTARMAWVIDRRAVLLLAGCQLAIGAGAAVQLTATAHAMRAVFGTGPVPDRLHQALPALLVITVAAITSRVASALSSYADGRITPVLTTEADSSLVAAVCRIEAAARAEDGCADRQEAAEMGVVRSHFMVQDATRLVAAVVRMVTASGVLTVLHPLLLPLLLLAVVPAGVGAVLQARVTYETHYANVGDRNVRQNLRGWATSAKFTDEIRANTMTGYLDFWYRTISERIDARTLASAPRMLKIVLSGSAIGGTFLVATWAMLAWLVSTGRIEPAIAGTAVVAVQTTLAALSQVVIHGAAMFHTSLYLADMDSFLDYADQHAPKRGESTVVGPVAEIRVEEAAYRYPGKEDPAVAGVSLTVRQGEILALVGENGSGKSTLVRLLAGIFLADKGTVSWNGQDITRLDPDSLWVRSGLVPQSFAQWPLSVRDNVTLGQPREDGDALVWEAIDAVGLTEAVHRLPAGLDTLLARDVWGGSELSGGQWQRLACARALYRGAGLLILDEPTSEMDARGEHTILRQIKALSGGCITIVVTHQLVNTKIADRILVMDHGRIAEQGTFDQLAAGGGLFADLLTLSTDR, from the coding sequence GTGAGCGCCGCTCCCCGGCCGACGGCGCCCGCGGGGGCGGTGGGTGCGGGGCGGGTCGCGCCGCCCCCGCCCGCCGAGCTGCGCTACGGCGGCAAGTACAGCAAGAACCCGCTGGAGGAGGCCGCGTTCGCGGCGATGGTGCGGCGGCTGCCGTCGGTGCTGGCGCGTACCGCGCGGATGGCCTGGGTCATCGACCGCCGGGCCGTACTGTTGCTGGCCGGCTGCCAGTTGGCCATCGGCGCCGGCGCCGCGGTCCAACTGACGGCCACCGCGCACGCGATGCGTGCGGTCTTCGGCACCGGCCCGGTGCCCGACCGCCTCCACCAGGCCCTGCCCGCCCTGCTCGTCATCACGGTGGCCGCCATCACCAGCCGCGTAGCGAGCGCACTGTCGTCGTACGCCGACGGGCGGATCACGCCGGTGCTGACCACGGAGGCCGACAGCTCTCTGGTGGCGGCGGTGTGCCGGATCGAGGCCGCCGCCCGTGCCGAGGACGGTTGTGCGGACCGGCAGGAGGCCGCGGAGATGGGCGTGGTCCGCAGCCACTTCATGGTGCAGGACGCCACCCGTCTGGTCGCGGCCGTCGTCCGTATGGTCACCGCGAGCGGGGTGCTGACGGTGCTGCACCCGCTGCTGCTGCCTCTGCTGCTGCTCGCCGTGGTCCCGGCCGGCGTCGGAGCCGTCCTGCAGGCCCGGGTCACCTACGAGACGCACTACGCGAACGTGGGTGACCGCAACGTGCGGCAGAACTTGCGCGGTTGGGCGACCAGCGCGAAGTTCACCGACGAGATCCGCGCCAACACCATGACCGGCTACCTCGACTTCTGGTACCGGACGATCTCGGAGCGGATCGACGCCCGCACCCTGGCCTCCGCACCCCGGATGCTGAAGATCGTCCTGTCCGGCTCGGCGATCGGCGGGACGTTCCTCGTCGCCACCTGGGCGATGCTGGCGTGGCTGGTGAGCACCGGGAGGATCGAGCCGGCGATCGCCGGGACCGCGGTCGTCGCCGTGCAGACCACCCTCGCCGCGCTCTCCCAGGTCGTCATCCACGGCGCGGCCATGTTCCACACGTCGCTCTACCTCGCCGACATGGACTCCTTCCTCGACTACGCCGACCAACACGCCCCGAAACGCGGTGAGTCGACGGTCGTGGGGCCGGTCGCCGAGATCAGGGTGGAGGAGGCCGCCTACCGGTATCCGGGCAAGGAGGACCCGGCTGTGGCCGGGGTGTCGCTGACGGTGCGCCAGGGGGAGATCCTGGCTCTGGTGGGTGAGAACGGGTCGGGGAAGTCCACCCTGGTCCGGCTGCTCGCCGGGATCTTCCTGGCCGACAAGGGCACGGTCTCCTGGAACGGCCAGGACATCACCCGTCTCGACCCCGACAGCCTGTGGGTCCGGTCCGGGCTGGTGCCGCAGTCCTTCGCGCAGTGGCCGTTGTCCGTGCGGGACAACGTCACCCTCGGCCAGCCCCGCGAGGACGGCGACGCGCTGGTGTGGGAGGCGATCGACGCGGTCGGCCTGACCGAGGCCGTCCACCGGCTTCCGGCCGGGCTGGACACGCTGCTGGCCCGGGATGTGTGGGGCGGCAGCGAGCTGTCCGGTGGCCAGTGGCAGCGCCTGGCCTGCGCGCGGGCCCTGTACCGAGGGGCGGGACTGCTGATCCTGGACGAGCCGACCTCGGAGATGGACGCCCGGGGCGAGCACACCATCCTCCGGCAGATCAAGGCACTCTCCGGCGGCTGCATCACGATCGTCGTGACCCACCAGCTCGTCAACACCAAGATCGCCGACCGGATCCTCGTCATGGACCACGGCCGCATCGCCGAGCAGGGAACCTTCGACCAACTCGCCGCCGGCGGCGGTCTGTTCGCCGACCTCCTCACCCTGTCCACCGACCGATGA
- the fxlM gene encoding methyltransferase, FxLD system has translation MGYLQPREGNAPYSRARRSRPLGDAERALLAEHVPAPDAGGRALEVGCGLGELALHLASAGYTVDAVDRSHSALEGARATQPTGVRRLRLDVERDDLALLDENTYDLITLRLAYAFLGDRTRVMHDLGLRLRENGAIVVITPLAANTPAENRDIALDEDEIGLLSAGWEQVRRFDADGLALVILRGPRLDKIAVAEKDKPAAHAVTGACAVVTDAHGRVLLGRSTGDMWELPGGRTEGSEPFEQTAVRELAEETGLVADPADAHLLSMLWDDNHGISRLTAAVRVTAHSGTLACREPDTFVRWEWHPPHTLAHLDRIFAPSAQALDAVWPGVLPGLPPVRAYPHAIAHPRVDGEPAQAVRLRHDMTARVLAGGWAPSEAVQEALRAVPRHRFTPESPLATAYDDDLAVITRRDDEGQATSSVSAAWLQADMIESLRLRPGTAVCEVGSGGYNAELLAHVVGPAGRVVSVDIDPYVVARARRFTAEAGSGRVTVLPGDGRLGAPGHVPGAGFDGCVVTHNCWDIAPAWREQLSEGRYLVLPLEIHGYTRAITLQKHGDVLHARGFTFCGFVRDLGDGSRTTPVADLRGGELRLRFEDGEPADVSGIEDALCGPRQELPTGVTVAPMESFETLQLYLATTLPGFCRLALDRTRDTRTVAVPRGANAPTVLGAGSLAHLTHVPVTDPGTSERGRSEFIAHAYGPDGARLAERLAAAVRSWDRHVRPRGYPELAVFPTGTPDRDLPTGHVLDKPNSRLVFTWGTETP, from the coding sequence TTGGGATACCTACAGCCGCGCGAAGGGAACGCCCCCTACTCGCGGGCGCGACGCTCCCGGCCCCTGGGGGACGCGGAACGGGCGTTGCTGGCCGAGCATGTACCGGCTCCCGATGCAGGCGGCCGGGCCCTCGAAGTCGGCTGCGGCCTGGGGGAGTTGGCCCTCCACCTGGCGTCGGCCGGCTACACGGTCGACGCCGTGGACCGGTCCCACAGTGCCCTCGAAGGTGCCCGCGCCACCCAGCCGACCGGTGTGCGCCGGCTGCGGCTCGACGTCGAGCGGGACGACCTCGCGCTTCTGGACGAGAACACGTACGACCTGATCACCCTCCGGCTCGCGTACGCGTTCCTGGGCGACCGCACCCGGGTCATGCACGACCTCGGGCTCCGGCTGCGCGAGAACGGCGCGATCGTCGTGATCACCCCGCTCGCGGCGAACACCCCGGCCGAGAACCGGGACATCGCCCTGGACGAGGACGAGATCGGTCTGCTGAGTGCCGGATGGGAACAGGTCCGGCGCTTCGACGCGGACGGGCTCGCCCTGGTGATCCTGCGCGGCCCGCGCCTCGACAAGATCGCGGTGGCGGAAAAGGACAAGCCCGCCGCGCACGCGGTGACCGGCGCCTGCGCGGTCGTGACCGACGCCCATGGCCGGGTCCTGTTGGGCCGTTCCACCGGCGACATGTGGGAACTGCCGGGCGGGCGTACCGAGGGGTCCGAGCCGTTCGAGCAGACGGCGGTGCGTGAACTGGCCGAGGAGACCGGCCTGGTCGCCGACCCGGCCGACGCGCATCTGCTGAGCATGCTCTGGGACGACAACCACGGCATCTCCCGCCTGACCGCCGCGGTCCGCGTCACCGCCCACTCCGGCACGCTCGCCTGCCGAGAGCCCGACACGTTCGTACGGTGGGAGTGGCATCCCCCGCACACCCTGGCCCACCTCGACCGGATCTTCGCCCCGTCGGCGCAGGCGCTGGATGCCGTCTGGCCCGGAGTCCTCCCCGGTCTGCCGCCCGTGCGCGCCTACCCGCACGCGATCGCCCACCCGCGCGTGGACGGCGAGCCGGCCCAGGCGGTGCGGCTGCGGCACGACATGACCGCGCGGGTCCTCGCCGGCGGATGGGCGCCCTCGGAAGCGGTCCAGGAGGCCCTGCGGGCGGTGCCCCGGCACCGGTTCACGCCCGAAAGCCCGTTGGCCACGGCGTACGACGACGACCTGGCCGTCATCACGCGCCGCGACGACGAGGGGCAGGCGACCAGCTCGGTGTCCGCCGCCTGGCTCCAGGCCGACATGATCGAAAGCCTCCGTCTGCGGCCCGGTACGGCCGTGTGCGAGGTGGGGTCCGGTGGCTACAACGCCGAACTCCTCGCCCACGTCGTCGGACCGGCGGGCCGGGTGGTGAGCGTCGACATCGACCCGTACGTCGTCGCGCGCGCCCGCCGGTTCACGGCCGAGGCCGGCAGCGGTCGGGTCACCGTGCTGCCGGGCGACGGACGCCTCGGCGCACCCGGGCACGTGCCGGGCGCCGGTTTCGACGGCTGCGTCGTCACCCACAACTGCTGGGACATCGCTCCGGCCTGGCGCGAGCAGCTCTCCGAAGGCCGGTACCTGGTACTGCCGTTGGAGATCCACGGCTATACCCGCGCCATCACCCTCCAGAAGCACGGCGACGTGCTGCATGCCCGCGGTTTCACGTTCTGCGGTTTCGTACGGGACCTCGGCGACGGTTCCCGCACCACCCCGGTCGCCGATCTGCGCGGCGGCGAGCTGCGACTCCGCTTCGAGGACGGCGAACCGGCCGACGTGTCCGGCATCGAGGACGCCCTGTGCGGGCCACGGCAGGAACTGCCCACCGGCGTGACCGTCGCGCCCATGGAATCCTTCGAAACCCTCCAGCTCTACCTCGCCACCACCCTGCCCGGCTTCTGCCGCCTCGCGCTCGACCGCACCCGGGACACCCGGACCGTCGCCGTGCCCCGCGGGGCAAACGCACCCACCGTGCTCGGCGCCGGCTCCCTCGCCCACCTCACCCACGTCCCGGTCACCGACCCCGGCACCTCCGAGCGGGGACGGTCGGAGTTCATCGCCCACGCCTACGGCCCCGACGGCGCCCGCCTCGCCGAGCGCCTCGCCGCCGCGGTGCGCTCGTGGGACCGGCACGTACGTCCCCGCGGCTACCCCGAGCTGGCCGTCTTCCCCACGGGCACCCCCGACCGGGACCTGCCCACGGGCCACGTGCTGGACAAGCCGAACAGCCGCCTGGTGTTCACCTGGGGGACCGAGACGCCCTGA